GTGAATCGGTCAACTCCTCACTGTTTTCACCCTTCAAGCCAAGACGCTTCGCAATAGCAGCAAAACGGTCAGCAGATACGGTGCGGTTGAACTGGATCACATACGGCAAATAGATACCGTTCGCACAGCCATGAGGTATTTCAAACGCCGGACCGCTCTTGTGGGCCATGCTATGAACGTTTCCGAGCACCGCATTGGAGAAGGCCATGCCTGCCATCGCCTGTGCGTAATGCACCTGTTCTCTCGATTCTTTGCTGCCTTTATAAGAAGAAACAAGGTGATCCTTTAGAATTTCCGCCGCTTCAATGGCAAGCGAATCTGTAAAGACCGTTCTTGGCTTCGCTACGTATGACTCAATACTATGGGTAACAGCATCCATGCCGCTGTATGCAATCAACTTTTGAGGAAGATCCTCCACCATAACCGGATCGATAATCGCGATATCCGGTGTCAGCTCAAAGCTTGCAATCGGATATTTAATTCCCGTTTTCCCGTCCGTTATGACCGATAGGTTGGAAATCTCGGAAGCCGTCCCGCTTGTAGTCGGAATGCCGATAAATTTAGCTTTCTTGCGAAGGGGAGGCAGATTGAACAGTTTGATGGTCTCTTCAAACGTAATCTCAGGATATTCATAAAAGATCCACATGGCTTTTGCCGCATCCATAGGGGATCCGCCGCCCACTCCGATAATCCAATCCGGTTCAAAATCACGTAGATGCTGGGCCTGTTCCTGTGCCGTTTCGATTGTCGGCTCCTCGGTTATGCCTTCAATTACCTTTGTCTC
The Metabacillus sp. FJAT-52054 genome window above contains:
- a CDS encoding iron-containing alcohol dehydrogenase, with translation MNRFTIPRDIFFGENALEKLKELEGRKAAIVIGGGSVKENGHLDKILSYLSEKDIETKVIEGITEEPTIETAQEQAQHLRDFEPDWIIGVGGGSPMDAAKAMWIFYEYPEITFEETIKLFNLPPLRKKAKFIGIPTTSGTASEISNLSVITDGKTGIKYPIASFELTPDIAIIDPVMVEDLPQKLIAYSGMDAVTHSIESYVAKPRTVFTDSLAIEAAEILKDHLVSSYKGSKESREQVHYAQAMAGMAFSNAVLGNVHSMAHKSGPAFEIPHGCANGIYLPYVIQFNRTVSADRFAAIAKRLGLKGENSEELTDSLVEWVRSLNKEMNVPNSLKEYGISEELFEKHVDEMAKNAIEDPCTSTNPRETSEDEMRKLFHAAYNGEDVTF